Proteins encoded in a region of the Puniceibacterium sp. IMCC21224 genome:
- a CDS encoding S49 family peptidase yields the protein MKRWIPFVKSDPVVSVVRLQGTIGMGGRGALNDSGLRSLFEKAFRKGKPDAVALEINSPGGSPVQSSLIGSRIRRLADETGVPVFAFVEDVAASGGYWLASAADEIYADSSSILGSIGVISSGFGAQVFLARQGIERRVHTAGKSKSMLDPFRPETEEDIARLNRLLGQLHDNFINHVRSRRGDKLAADPDLFTGEVWIGESAVRVGLADGVGHLLPVMKERFGDKVKFRRFEMRKPLFLRFGAQMTQDAIAGIEERADFARFGL from the coding sequence ATGAAACGCTGGATCCCTTTTGTGAAATCCGACCCGGTTGTGTCGGTTGTCCGCCTGCAAGGCACCATCGGCATGGGTGGGCGCGGTGCGCTGAACGATTCCGGCCTGCGCAGCTTGTTTGAAAAGGCCTTTCGCAAGGGAAAACCGGACGCTGTTGCTCTAGAGATCAATTCTCCTGGCGGCTCGCCGGTGCAATCGTCGCTGATTGGCAGCCGTATCAGGCGGCTCGCTGACGAAACCGGAGTCCCGGTCTTTGCCTTTGTCGAGGATGTGGCCGCGTCGGGCGGATACTGGCTGGCTTCGGCCGCGGACGAGATCTATGCCGACAGCAGCTCGATCCTTGGCTCTATCGGTGTCATTTCTTCCGGTTTCGGCGCGCAGGTGTTTCTGGCGCGGCAGGGGATCGAGCGGCGGGTGCATACTGCGGGAAAATCGAAATCCATGCTCGATCCGTTCCGTCCCGAAACCGAAGAGGATATCGCCCGGCTGAACCGGCTTCTGGGTCAGTTGCACGACAACTTTATCAACCATGTGCGCAGCCGTCGCGGTGACAAACTGGCCGCAGACCCGGATCTGTTCACGGGAGAGGTCTGGATCGGCGAAAGTGCCGTGCGGGTCGGTCTGGCTGATGGTGTGGGTCATTTGTTGCCAGTGATGAAGGAGCGCTTTGGCGACAAGGTGAAATTCCGCCGCTTTGAGATGCGCAAGCCGCTGTTTTTGCGGTTTGGCGCCCAAATGACGCAGGATGCCATAGCCGGGATCGAAGAGCGTGCGGATTTCGCGCGCTTCGGGTTGTGA
- a CDS encoding SDR family NAD(P)-dependent oxidoreductase, whose translation MRALVIGGETGPGWAAARYLAARGYDVAVQHAGTAASMMQLLNEIRALGRRAVAVTEDQSNIGACAGPVARAAAALGGPVTCLVHADTTGVSGALPEQGGTLALTQQLAAQMGPACVDAQGERRAQASMIILIDRGCAGRGAARPATDQARHALTQLTQTAALAFAPAIRVNAIGIDAVQPGRTGLSGGYDDADFDDLLAALGYLDDSHAVTGQMLCVRV comes from the coding sequence ATGCGCGCATTGGTGATAGGCGGTGAGACGGGTCCGGGCTGGGCAGCGGCACGGTATTTGGCGGCGCGTGGTTATGATGTGGCTGTGCAGCACGCGGGTACTGCCGCGTCAATGATGCAGCTGCTGAACGAGATTCGGGCACTCGGGCGGCGGGCCGTGGCCGTCACCGAGGACCAGTCCAACATTGGGGCGTGTGCCGGACCGGTTGCCCGCGCGGCCGCAGCGTTGGGTGGTCCTGTAACATGTTTGGTCCATGCGGATACGACAGGTGTTTCTGGCGCTCTGCCAGAGCAGGGGGGCACGCTGGCTCTGACGCAGCAACTTGCGGCACAGATGGGGCCTGCGTGCGTCGATGCGCAGGGCGAGCGTCGGGCACAGGCGTCAATGATCATCCTGATTGATCGTGGTTGCGCGGGGCGGGGCGCAGCGCGGCCTGCCACTGATCAGGCCCGCCATGCGCTGACACAGTTAACCCAGACAGCGGCGCTGGCTTTTGCGCCCGCTATACGAGTGAATGCCATCGGGATCGATGCTGTTCAGCCTGGCCGAACGGGGCTGTCGGGCGGGTATGACGACGCAGATTTTGACGACCTGCTGGCGGCGCTGGGCTATCTGGACGATTCGCACGCCGTGACGGGTCAGATGCTCTGCGTGAGGGTCTAG
- the uvrC gene encoding excinuclease ABC subunit UvrC, with product MTTGLDTGSEAPLTGYNCIHSYLRTLETSPGVYRMLDAESRVLYVGKARNLRARVSNYARPTGHSGRIARMIRETASMMFLTTRTETEALLLEQNLIKQLKPRYNVLLRDDKSFPNILMTDHTYPQITKHRGSKKDKGQYFGPFASAGAVNRTLNQLQKVFLLRNCADTMFEGRTRPCLQHQIKRCSAPCVGKISEADYATTVRDAMQFLQGKSTHIQATLATQMSEASDAMEFERAAALRDRIRALTQVQTAQGINPRGVTEADVIALHLEGGQACVQVFFIRANQNWGNRDFYPRVGPDVDEAEVLEAFVGQFYDTKEPARLLLLSHPIENTDLMEDALSGKLGRRVEIAVPQRGEKAELMEGAARNARESLARRMAETATQGKLLRGLAEAFGLNAPPGRIEVYDNSHIQGTNAVGGMIVAGAEGFLKNQYRKFNIRGDDLVPGDDFGMMKEVLSRRFKRLLKEDPDRDKGLWPDLLLIDGGAGQVSAVASIMQEHGVEDIPMVGVAKGVDRDAGKEEFHRVGQRPFALRHNDPVLYFVQRLRDEAHRFAIGTHRARRSKSVGATPLDDVPGVGAARKRSLLAHFGSAKAVSRANLADLRAVDGVSEALAERIYGFFHEQG from the coding sequence ATGACAACAGGACTTGACACCGGCTCAGAGGCCCCGCTGACCGGGTACAACTGCATACATTCCTACCTCAGGACTTTGGAAACTTCCCCCGGCGTATACCGTATGCTGGATGCGGAAAGCCGGGTGCTTTATGTCGGCAAGGCGCGCAACCTGCGCGCGCGCGTCAGCAACTATGCACGACCCACCGGACATTCAGGACGCATCGCGCGGATGATCCGCGAGACAGCGTCGATGATGTTCCTGACCACCCGCACCGAGACCGAGGCGTTGCTGCTAGAACAGAACCTGATCAAGCAGCTCAAGCCGCGCTACAATGTGCTGCTGCGCGACGACAAGAGTTTTCCCAATATCCTGATGACGGATCACACCTATCCGCAGATTACCAAGCATCGTGGTTCAAAAAAGGACAAGGGTCAGTATTTTGGTCCCTTTGCCAGCGCAGGGGCTGTGAACCGGACGCTGAATCAGCTGCAAAAGGTGTTCCTGCTGCGCAACTGCGCTGACACCATGTTCGAAGGGCGCACGCGTCCCTGTCTGCAGCATCAGATCAAACGGTGCTCCGCCCCGTGCGTCGGCAAGATCTCAGAGGCGGATTATGCGACAACAGTGCGCGATGCGATGCAATTTCTGCAAGGCAAGAGCACGCATATCCAGGCGACGCTGGCGACCCAGATGTCCGAGGCCTCCGACGCGATGGAGTTCGAACGCGCGGCGGCGTTGCGCGACCGGATTCGCGCGCTGACGCAGGTGCAGACTGCGCAAGGGATCAACCCGCGCGGCGTCACCGAGGCGGACGTGATTGCACTGCATCTCGAAGGCGGTCAGGCCTGCGTTCAGGTGTTTTTCATCCGTGCCAACCAGAACTGGGGCAATCGCGACTTTTATCCGCGTGTCGGCCCGGATGTGGACGAGGCTGAGGTGCTTGAGGCCTTTGTTGGTCAGTTCTACGACACCAAGGAACCGGCGCGGTTGTTGTTGCTGAGCCACCCGATCGAGAACACCGATCTGATGGAGGACGCGCTGAGCGGGAAGCTGGGCCGCCGGGTCGAGATCGCGGTACCGCAGCGGGGTGAAAAAGCCGAGCTGATGGAAGGGGCTGCACGCAACGCCCGCGAAAGTCTGGCCCGCCGCATGGCCGAAACGGCGACACAAGGCAAACTGCTCAGGGGGCTAGCCGAAGCTTTTGGACTGAACGCACCGCCGGGGCGGATCGAAGTTTACGACAACAGCCATATTCAGGGCACCAACGCTGTCGGCGGGATGATTGTGGCAGGGGCCGAGGGGTTCCTGAAGAACCAGTATCGCAAGTTCAACATCCGGGGTGACGATCTGGTGCCAGGCGACGATTTCGGCATGATGAAAGAGGTGTTGTCGCGCCGGTTCAAACGCTTGCTCAAGGAAGACCCGGACCGGGATAAAGGGTTGTGGCCGGATCTGTTGCTGATCGACGGTGGCGCCGGGCAGGTGTCGGCGGTGGCGTCGATCATGCAAGAACACGGGGTCGAGGATATTCCGATGGTCGGTGTCGCCAAGGGGGTGGACCGTGACGCCGGAAAAGAGGAATTCCATCGCGTGGGCCAACGCCCCTTTGCCCTGCGCCACAATGATCCGGTGCTGTATTTTGTGCAGCGTTTACGCGACGAGGCGCACCGCTTTGCCATTGGCACCCATCGCGCGCGCCGCTCCAAGTCAGTGGGTGCGACGCCGCTGGATGATGTGCCGGGCGTCGGTGCCGCCCGCAAGCGGTCGTTGTTGGCGCATTTTGGCTCGGCCAAGGCAGTGAGCCGCGCCAACCTTGCTGATCTGCGCGCGGTCGATGGCGTGTCCGAGGCGCTGGCAGAACGGATCTACGGCTTTTTTCACGAGCAGGGCTGA
- a CDS encoding TIGR02186 family protein yields the protein MIRRLLHLLALSLGLAPATASAQTDEQVIIGLSRSNVQITTNFDGSEILIFGAIKRESLIPQGPPLQVIVAVSGPSVPVTVRRKERRFGIWVNVDAVEVDLAPSFYAVATSAPWSETISEIEDLRHSVSIPQAIRSVGAPMSVQDSQSFTEALIRVRTNSGLYQLHEETVDLNQQTLFDTAVALPANLTEGAYRTRILLTRDSIVIAEHETTIEVGKVGIERWLFNLSHEQPLLYGLLSLAIAIAAGWGASTGFRLLRDR from the coding sequence ATGATCCGCCGTCTTCTGCACCTTCTGGCCCTGTCCCTTGGCTTGGCCCCGGCCACCGCCTCGGCGCAGACCGACGAACAGGTGATCATTGGTCTTAGCCGCAGCAATGTTCAGATCACCACGAATTTCGACGGCTCCGAGATCCTGATATTTGGTGCAATCAAACGCGAAAGCCTGATTCCCCAAGGTCCACCGCTGCAGGTCATCGTCGCAGTGTCCGGCCCGTCAGTGCCCGTCACGGTGCGGCGCAAAGAACGCCGCTTTGGCATCTGGGTCAATGTAGACGCGGTCGAGGTTGACCTGGCCCCGTCCTTCTATGCCGTCGCCACCTCTGCCCCCTGGAGCGAAACAATCAGCGAAATCGAAGACCTGCGCCACTCGGTCTCGATCCCGCAGGCGATCCGTTCGGTCGGCGCGCCGATGTCGGTGCAGGATTCCCAGAGCTTTACCGAAGCGCTGATCCGAGTCCGCACGAACAGCGGTCTGTATCAGCTGCACGAGGAAACTGTCGATCTGAACCAACAGACATTGTTTGATACCGCCGTGGCGCTGCCCGCGAACCTGACCGAAGGGGCCTATCGCACCCGCATCCTGCTGACCCGCGACAGCATCGTGATCGCGGAACATGAAACCACAATCGAGGTCGGCAAGGTCGGAATTGAACGCTGGCTCTTTAATCTGTCGCACGAACAGCCGCTGCTATACGGCCTACTGTCGCTGGCAATCGCCATTGCCGCCGGTTGGGGCGCCTCTACCGGGTTTCGTCTTTTGCGGGATCGTTGA
- a CDS encoding sulfite exporter TauE/SafE family protein → MQLYLPIAEVSVNLFLLLGVGALVGMLSGMFGVGGGFLITPLLFFMGIPPAVAVATGANQIVASSISAVLAHLRRKTVDLRMGTVLLIGGLIGAAIGVYVFNLLRQLGQVDLLVRLCYVLFLGVIGALMFVESVRALRRSKRGAPAKRRQHGWVHGLPFKIRFRTSGLYISAIPPLMVGAFVGILAAIMGVGGGFIMVPAMIYLLGMPTKVVIGTSLFQIIFVTAFTTLLHATTSQTVDLILALALIIGGVVGAQFGTVVGARLKAEQLRILLAILVLAVCGKIALELLLQPSELYSLSGGAS, encoded by the coding sequence ATGCAGCTCTACCTTCCCATTGCCGAAGTCTCGGTCAACCTGTTCCTGCTTTTGGGGGTGGGTGCGCTGGTCGGTATGCTGTCGGGGATGTTTGGCGTTGGCGGCGGGTTTCTGATCACGCCGCTGCTGTTCTTTATGGGCATCCCGCCGGCCGTTGCCGTGGCCACGGGGGCCAACCAGATCGTCGCCTCGTCAATATCGGCGGTTCTGGCCCATCTGAGGCGCAAGACCGTTGATCTGCGCATGGGTACCGTCCTGCTGATCGGTGGCCTGATCGGTGCCGCAATCGGCGTTTATGTCTTTAACCTGTTGCGCCAGCTTGGGCAGGTCGATCTGCTTGTCCGCCTGTGCTATGTGCTGTTTCTTGGCGTCATCGGCGCCCTGATGTTTGTCGAGAGCGTGCGCGCGCTGCGCCGTTCCAAACGTGGCGCCCCGGCAAAGCGCCGTCAGCATGGCTGGGTCCACGGTTTGCCGTTCAAGATCCGGTTCCGCACTTCGGGGCTGTATATCTCGGCAATACCGCCACTGATGGTCGGTGCATTTGTCGGTATCCTTGCCGCGATCATGGGGGTTGGCGGCGGGTTCATCATGGTGCCTGCGATGATTTACCTGTTGGGCATGCCGACCAAGGTGGTGATTGGCACATCGCTGTTTCAGATCATCTTTGTGACCGCATTTACCACCCTCCTGCACGCCACGACCAGCCAGACAGTCGATCTGATCCTTGCGCTCGCGCTGATCATCGGCGGGGTGGTCGGCGCGCAATTCGGCACCGTGGTCGGTGCCCGCCTGAAGGCTGAACAACTCCGCATCCTCCTTGCGATCCTCGTGCTGGCTGTCTGTGGCAAGATTGCGCTAGAGTTGTTGTTGCAGCCGTCCGAACTCTATTCTCTGTCCGGTGGCGCGTCATGA
- a CDS encoding ABC transporter permease — MEFLTLLQVLDSTVRLATPLLLACLAGLFSERAGIFDIGLEGKMLMAAFFSAAVASLTGSVWLGLLAGIASSMVLAAIHGLASITFRGNQLISGVAINFLAAGLTVLIAQDWFSQGGRTPSLMGGGRFEQITLPFAGALSGVPILGPIYAELISGHSVLVYVAFLCVPLTWWILFRTRFGLRLRAVGEAPEAVDTAGVSVVGLRFAAVAICGLLCGIAGAYLATGLQAGFVKDMTAGRGYIALAALIFAKWRPWYALWSCLLFGLLQAVALRYQNIDLGGIVIPVQVMDALPYILTVVILAGFVGKAIPPRAGGEPYVKER, encoded by the coding sequence ATGGAATTCCTCACCCTCTTGCAGGTTCTCGATTCAACCGTCCGTCTGGCCACGCCTTTGTTGCTGGCCTGCCTCGCGGGTTTGTTTTCCGAGCGCGCGGGGATCTTTGACATCGGGCTTGAGGGCAAGATGCTGATGGCGGCGTTCTTTTCAGCCGCAGTGGCATCGTTGACGGGATCGGTCTGGCTGGGCCTGCTGGCGGGGATCGCATCGTCGATGGTGCTGGCGGCGATCCACGGTCTGGCCTCGATCACCTTTCGCGGCAATCAGCTGATCTCGGGCGTGGCGATCAACTTTCTTGCGGCTGGCCTGACGGTTCTGATCGCGCAGGACTGGTTTTCGCAGGGCGGGCGCACGCCATCCCTGATGGGTGGGGGACGGTTTGAACAGATCACCCTGCCGTTTGCCGGTGCCTTGTCGGGTGTGCCAATTCTGGGCCCGATCTACGCCGAGCTGATCTCGGGTCATTCGGTGCTGGTTTATGTGGCGTTCCTGTGTGTCCCGCTGACCTGGTGGATCCTGTTTCGCACCCGTTTCGGCCTGCGTCTGCGCGCGGTGGGCGAGGCACCCGAAGCGGTGGATACGGCCGGCGTATCGGTTGTCGGGCTTCGCTTTGCCGCGGTCGCCATCTGCGGGCTGCTTTGCGGCATCGCGGGGGCGTATCTGGCCACCGGGCTACAGGCCGGCTTCGTCAAAGATATGACAGCCGGGCGCGGCTACATCGCTTTGGCGGCACTGATTTTTGCAAAATGGCGGCCATGGTATGCGCTTTGGTCCTGCCTGCTCTTTGGGCTGCTACAAGCGGTGGCGCTGCGCTACCAGAATATCGACCTTGGTGGCATCGTGATCCCGGTACAGGTGATGGACGCCCTGCCCTACATCCTGACGGTTGTGATCCTTGCCGGATTTGTCGGCAAGGCGATCCCGCCCCGCGCCGGCGGCGAACCCTACGTCAAGGAACGCTAG
- a CDS encoding LysE family translocator — protein MEQLVAHLPAFVAAYSILFLAAASPGPAVAFLLGLSTSQGRGPALIATTGIACGSLCLNIATLLGVGLLIAQAAWAMQILRLIGAAYLLWLAWGAARKALNPPTVAPTVATQQSVAKHFAAGFLLQVTNPKAIVFWLAIASVGATKGGGAPVITAFVVGAFCISFLCHAAWAVLLSARPVRAAYQRGRRWVEAALGGFFTFAAWRLATSEG, from the coding sequence ATGGAACAGCTTGTTGCCCACCTGCCCGCGTTTGTTGCTGCCTATTCGATTCTTTTTCTCGCCGCTGCGTCGCCTGGTCCGGCGGTGGCGTTTTTATTGGGGCTGTCGACGTCGCAGGGGCGCGGCCCGGCGCTGATTGCCACCACCGGGATTGCTTGTGGCAGTCTCTGCCTGAACATCGCCACGCTGCTGGGGGTTGGCCTGCTGATTGCGCAGGCCGCCTGGGCCATGCAAATTCTGCGTCTGATCGGCGCGGCCTATCTGCTCTGGCTGGCTTGGGGCGCGGCCCGCAAGGCGCTGAACCCGCCCACGGTCGCGCCGACAGTCGCGACCCAGCAAAGCGTGGCCAAACATTTCGCGGCCGGGTTCCTGCTGCAGGTCACCAATCCCAAGGCCATCGTGTTCTGGCTGGCCATCGCCTCGGTAGGTGCGACCAAGGGCGGCGGCGCCCCGGTAATCACGGCCTTTGTGGTAGGTGCATTCTGCATCTCTTTCCTCTGCCACGCGGCCTGGGCGGTGCTATTGTCGGCCAGGCCGGTGCGCGCCGCCTATCAGCGCGGACGTCGCTGGGTCGAGGCAGCTCTGGGCGGTTTCTTTACATTCGCGGCCTGGCGGCTGGCGACGTCAGAAGGGTAG
- a CDS encoding ABC transporter permease: MDKMPPWADAVLVPLISLLLAAVLSALVIIAIGENPVDAFNLMVEGALMRSAGWGYTLYYATNFIFTGLAVSVAFHARMFNIGGEGQAMLGGLGVALVCLYIPWPHWSLALIFACVGAAAFGALWALIPAWLQAKRGSHIVITTIMFNFIAAALLNYILVNVLRPVGAMDPATARFPDAVSLPTFQDMFSTAADPMFRGAPANVSFFVAVLACIAVWVLIWRTRLGYEIRAFGHSEPAARYAGISPVRITVIAMLISGGLAGLMAVNTTMGEAERLIMNATEGAGFIGIAVALMGRSHPLGVFLAAILFGFLYQGGAELALWTNIPRELIVVIQALVILFTGALDNMVRGPLERVFLAMRRQEG; this comes from the coding sequence ATGGATAAGATGCCGCCATGGGCCGATGCGGTCCTTGTTCCGCTGATCTCTTTGCTGCTGGCGGCGGTCCTGTCGGCGCTGGTGATCATTGCCATCGGCGAAAACCCGGTTGATGCCTTCAACCTGATGGTCGAAGGCGCGCTGATGCGATCGGCAGGCTGGGGATATACGCTCTATTACGCAACCAATTTCATCTTTACCGGTCTGGCCGTGTCGGTGGCATTCCACGCGCGAATGTTCAATATTGGTGGCGAAGGGCAGGCAATGCTCGGCGGGCTAGGCGTGGCGCTGGTGTGCCTGTATATCCCATGGCCGCACTGGTCACTGGCGCTGATATTCGCCTGTGTCGGGGCTGCGGCCTTTGGCGCGCTCTGGGCGCTGATCCCGGCCTGGCTACAGGCAAAACGCGGCAGCCATATCGTGATCACCACGATCATGTTCAACTTTATTGCCGCCGCGCTGCTCAATTACATTCTGGTCAATGTCCTGCGTCCGGTGGGTGCCATGGACCCCGCCACTGCGCGGTTCCCCGATGCGGTCAGCCTGCCAACCTTTCAGGACATGTTCTCAACCGCGGCGGATCCGATGTTCCGCGGCGCACCGGCCAATGTGTCGTTTTTTGTCGCCGTACTGGCCTGCATCGCCGTCTGGGTGCTGATCTGGCGCACAAGACTGGGGTATGAGATCCGCGCCTTTGGCCATTCGGAACCGGCGGCGCGCTATGCCGGCATCTCGCCCGTGCGGATCACCGTGATCGCGATGCTGATCTCGGGTGGTCTGGCGGGATTGATGGCCGTCAACACCACGATGGGCGAAGCCGAGCGCCTGATCATGAATGCCACCGAGGGGGCGGGTTTCATCGGCATCGCCGTGGCGCTGATGGGCCGTTCGCACCCGTTGGGCGTGTTCCTCGCCGCCATACTGTTTGGCTTTCTCTACCAGGGCGGGGCCGAGCTCGCGCTGTGGACCAACATCCCGCGCGAGTTGATCGTCGTCATCCAGGCGTTGGTGATCTTGTTCACCGGGGCGCTTGACAATATGGTGCGGGGCCCACTGGAGCGTGTGTTCCTGGCGATGCGCCGGCAAGAGGGCTGA
- a CDS encoding ABC transporter ATP-binding protein — protein sequence MTDIAPAIELKGISKAFGPVQANKDIRVRVMPGTIHGIIGENGAGKSTLMSILYGFYKADAGEIFIGGKKTEIPDSQAAIAAGIGMVFQHFKLVQNFSVLENVILGAEDGRLLRPSLAKARGALKKLAEEYELSVDPDALVQNLSVGHQQRVEILKALYRQADILILDEPTGVLTPAEADHLFRILDNLRAEGKTIILITHKLREIMEITDTVSVMRRGEMTATVQTADTSPEELAELMVGRKVLLQFDKIPALPGPAVLEVENLRLHDDKGVERLRGISFEVRAGEVLGIAGVAGNGQSELLEVLGGYANATGIVRVNGIELDLTGSQSDGQSRREQGIAHVPEDRQNEGLIMPYAAWENAVFGYHRDPAFQSGLFMNNAAIRADAAGKMARFDVRPPDPNLAARNFSGGNQQKVVLAREIERNPDILLIGQPTRGVDIGAIEFIHQQIVALRDAGKAILLVSVELDEIFSLSDRIAVMFDGRIMGFRNPARTNQKELGLMMAGITNIPDKPLIEAVDEQLRAKEAREAASHE from the coding sequence ATGACAGATATCGCCCCCGCCATCGAACTCAAAGGGATCTCCAAGGCGTTTGGCCCGGTTCAGGCCAACAAGGATATCCGGGTTCGCGTCATGCCGGGCACGATCCACGGCATCATTGGTGAAAATGGCGCTGGGAAATCGACGCTGATGTCGATCCTTTACGGATTCTACAAGGCTGACGCGGGCGAGATTTTTATCGGCGGCAAAAAGACTGAAATCCCCGACAGCCAGGCCGCGATTGCCGCAGGGATTGGCATGGTGTTCCAGCATTTCAAGCTGGTGCAGAATTTTTCCGTTCTGGAAAACGTCATACTCGGGGCCGAGGACGGCCGCCTGCTCCGCCCCTCTCTGGCCAAGGCGCGCGGCGCGCTGAAAAAGCTGGCCGAGGAATACGAGCTTTCCGTTGATCCGGATGCCTTGGTTCAAAACCTCTCCGTTGGCCACCAGCAGCGGGTCGAGATCCTCAAGGCGCTGTACCGGCAGGCGGATATTCTGATCCTTGATGAACCGACTGGTGTGCTGACCCCCGCCGAGGCGGATCACCTGTTCCGCATCCTCGACAATCTGCGCGCCGAGGGCAAAACGATCATCCTGATCACCCACAAGCTGCGCGAGATCATGGAAATCACCGACACCGTTTCGGTCATGCGGCGTGGCGAAATGACGGCCACGGTCCAGACAGCCGACACATCGCCCGAAGAGCTGGCCGAGCTGATGGTTGGACGCAAGGTACTGCTACAATTCGACAAAATTCCTGCCTTGCCCGGCCCTGCGGTGCTTGAGGTCGAAAACCTGCGTCTGCATGACGACAAGGGCGTGGAACGACTGCGCGGCATCAGTTTTGAGGTGCGCGCGGGCGAGGTCCTAGGCATCGCCGGCGTCGCGGGCAACGGCCAGTCCGAACTCCTCGAAGTGCTGGGCGGCTATGCCAACGCCACCGGCATCGTGCGCGTCAACGGCATCGAACTGGACCTGACCGGCAGTCAGTCAGACGGTCAGTCGCGCCGCGAGCAGGGCATCGCCCATGTGCCCGAGGATCGACAGAACGAAGGGCTGATCATGCCCTACGCCGCCTGGGAAAACGCCGTTTTCGGCTATCATCGCGACCCAGCGTTCCAATCTGGGCTGTTCATGAACAACGCCGCCATTCGCGCCGACGCCGCCGGCAAGATGGCGCGCTTTGACGTCCGTCCGCCCGATCCCAACCTCGCCGCCAGAAATTTCTCGGGCGGCAATCAGCAAAAGGTGGTTCTGGCCCGCGAGATCGAGCGCAATCCAGACATCCTGCTCATCGGCCAGCCGACGCGCGGGGTGGATATCGGTGCCATCGAATTCATTCATCAACAGATCGTGGCGCTGCGCGACGCAGGCAAGGCAATCCTGCTGGTATCGGTCGAACTGGACGAGATTTTTTCGCTGTCCGACCGCATCGCGGTGATGTTCGACGGACGTATCATGGGCTTTCGCAACCCGGCACGAACCAACCAAAAGGAATTGGGTCTGATGATGGCCGGGATCACCAACATCCCCGACAAACCGCTGATCGAAGCTGTCGATGAACAGCTCCGCGCCAAAGAAGCGCGGGAGGCCGCGTCGCATGAGTGA
- a CDS encoding BMP family protein — MTLMQKFLGAAATLALTAGAAAAEPALIFDLGGKFDKSFNEAAFAGATRWAEETGESFREIELQSEAQREQALRRFAENGNNPIVMTGFAFGNVLGEVAPDYPDTKFAIIDMVVDAPNVRSVVFNEHEGSYLVGMMAALASESGTVGFIGGMDIPLIRKFACGYVQGVKAVNADATVIQNMTGTTPAAWNDPVKGSELTKAQISQGADVVYSAAGGTGVGVLQTAADEDILSIGVDSNQNYLHPGKVLTSMLKRVDNAVYDAMTSGADLETGINVMGIANGGIGYAVDEFNADLITAEMQAAVDDASAKIASGELMVHDYMSDNTCPVE; from the coding sequence ATGACCCTCATGCAGAAATTCCTCGGCGCGGCTGCGACGCTGGCTCTGACAGCCGGTGCCGCCGCAGCCGAACCGGCGCTAATCTTTGACCTTGGCGGCAAGTTCGACAAGTCGTTCAACGAGGCCGCCTTTGCCGGCGCCACCCGCTGGGCCGAGGAAACCGGTGAGTCCTTTCGCGAAATCGAACTGCAATCCGAGGCGCAGCGCGAACAGGCCCTGCGCCGCTTTGCCGAAAACGGCAACAACCCGATCGTGATGACCGGTTTTGCCTTTGGCAACGTACTGGGTGAGGTCGCCCCCGACTATCCTGACACCAAGTTCGCGATCATCGACATGGTGGTCGACGCCCCCAACGTCCGCTCGGTTGTGTTCAACGAACATGAGGGATCGTACCTGGTTGGGATGATGGCCGCGCTGGCATCCGAGTCCGGCACCGTTGGATTCATCGGCGGCATGGACATTCCGCTGATCCGAAAATTCGCCTGCGGCTATGTGCAGGGCGTCAAGGCCGTGAACGCCGATGCGACTGTGATCCAGAACATGACCGGCACCACGCCTGCCGCCTGGAACGACCCGGTCAAGGGGTCCGAACTGACCAAGGCCCAGATCAGCCAAGGCGCCGATGTGGTGTATTCTGCCGCCGGCGGCACCGGTGTCGGCGTACTGCAAACCGCTGCGGACGAGGATATCCTGTCAATCGGCGTCGACAGCAACCAGAACTACCTGCATCCCGGCAAGGTCCTGACATCCATGCTCAAACGCGTTGACAATGCCGTCTACGACGCCATGACCTCGGGCGCGGACCTCGAGACTGGAATCAATGTGATGGGGATTGCCAACGGCGGCATCGGCTATGCCGTAGATGAATTCAACGCCGATCTGATTACAGCCGAGATGCAGGCCGCAGTTGACGATGCCTCGGCCAAGATCGCCAGCGGCGAACTGATGGTGCATGACTACATGTCCGACAACACCTGCCCAGTGGAATAA